A DNA window from Cydia pomonella isolate Wapato2018A chromosome 18, ilCydPomo1, whole genome shotgun sequence contains the following coding sequences:
- the LOC133527834 gene encoding uncharacterized protein LOC133527834, with translation MTEECMKLVDTEIRGSKSLMLSFTMNKSKLRVDKYIRSRDFNIHNIAEIGFLLKLHKDTDIHYEIMARKHSLAKNLLVQLHVVCEAPQFDSKLSCTEEWPGKTIMGWGGVGIKHFHILINISVSSAGIINMKLYEDEEFTDFKLSTDEGSLPVHKAHLAANSDVFKTMLSREWKETSEGRVQIEGISLQTLKHLKQYMYLRTLPDEGLLPLLLVARYYLMDNLKAECLIKISETVTSENLYEILEYSFLNKIPELMFNVIEIIPKSIVKDAHEIMIKNQKSCGLTEETKVEENNFNDE, from the exons ATGACTGAAGAGTGTATGAAatt GGTTGACACCGAGATCCGAGGTTCTAAATCTCTGATGCTCTCATTTACAATGAACAAATCCAAGTTAAGAGTCGATAAATATATTAGGAGTCGGGACTTCAACATCCATAATATTGCAGAAATAGGTTTTTTATTGAAACTACACAAAGATACTGATATCCATTATGAAATAATGGCAAGGAAACATTCTTTGGCTAAGAACCTACTTGTACAATTACATGTGGTTTGCGAGGCTCCCCAATTTGACAGTAAATTATCGTGCACAGAAGAATGGCCTGGAAAGACTATTATGGGTTGGGGAGGTGTAGGAATTAAGCATTTTCACATACTTATTAATATCTCTGTGAGTAGTGcaggtataataaatatgaagcTTTATGAAGATGAAGAATTTACCGACTTCAAACTGAGTACTGATGAAGGCAGTTTGCCGGTGCACAAAGCTCATTTAGCTGCTAACAGTGATGTGTTCAAGACGATGCTAAGCCGGGAGTGGAAGGAGACATCTGAGGGCCGAGTACAGATAGAAGGAATCTCTCTACAAACACTGAAGCATCTAAAGCAGTACATGTACTTGCGCACTCTACCCGATGAAGGGCTGCTTCCACTACTGTTGGTTGCTAGATACTACCTAATGGATAATCTTAAAGCAGAATGCCTTATTAAAATATCTGAAACAGTTACATCAGAAAACTTGTATGAGATCTTGGAATATtcatttttgaataaaataccgGAGTTGATGTTTAATGTAATTGAGATAATACCAAAATCTATTGTCAAAGATGCTCAtgaaataatgataaaaaatcaaaagagTTGTGGACTAACTGAGGAAACAAAGGTGgaggaaaataattttaacgatgaataa